Below is a window of Dasypus novemcinctus isolate mDasNov1 chromosome 31, mDasNov1.1.hap2, whole genome shotgun sequence DNA.
aggaaaagatgtgatgtgggggcatttgcagacttggagttgtcataaatgatattgcatggacagatgcttgacattatatatatcctgccataagccccagaatggactgtgggagagtgtaatctGCAAAGTAAACTCTAAACcctgtggtgcagctgtgctccaaaatgtattcaccaaatgcaaagaatgtgtgacaatgatgaaagaggttgttgatttgggaggagtggagtgaggagaggggtatatgagaatctcatatttttaaaatgtaacattttttgtgatccctGTATCacaaaataaaactagaaaaaataaacctaaaaattaaaaaaaagaatgggaataatttgcaaacaaaaaccagataattgtaatttaatttgATTTCCATTAGCAGAGATTGTTACACTTATTTAAACATTGAATGTCCTATAATTCAGACAGAGATGCCGTATATGAAGATATCATCTTTAACacctgtatattttaataatcttcCTCACAATAGTATTTTTTTGAAAGTAAATATTCCTTACATAAGACATTTGTCAACTTTGAAGTACATAATTCATAGTAAAAAGTGTGacttttccttcttgttcaacTTCATAATTTTCTTGTACTAATTTTATCAATTACATGCAATTTAAATAACTAAGATAATTAAATCTAATTACTAATCACTCATTCAGGTGGTGACAAAGAAATATACTCTAAGACATGATGAAATTCCAAGATAGTTGTTATTTTGAGTCTTTAAtaaaaccagtttttaaaaaattgtgtcaaATTTATGTACCTAATATCATTTCTAGCCTTCTTGGTACAATATACCAATCTGATTATTActcaacattttcttctttgcatGATTAGCTGTGGGTGTAAGCACTGATGCATTCCATCTCTAAAGGTAGATATACACTTAGCTTTTATTGCATAGATGGAGGAACATTAACACTGGAGATTCTAAATGACATGGAGTCTTACTAGATCAGTGCacaaattaaatttataattaaattaataggaTGAATAATTTCATACACAATATTTCAAAGATGATACCAAATCCATTTAATAATTCATTGTAAAGATGTcatctaaaaatattttcctcaaaaagcaagagaaaaattttaCATAAGGGTAAGAATTTATGTCAAGCAGAGCCACACAATTGTGGTGTTGCATGAGTTTAATAAATTAGGTTCTAtgtgaattttgttttaaaaggacTAACGGCAAAGGAAAgtggaaaattataaattatacatgcatttgtttatgtatatttctttatatgtaaTAAGGTATGTATGTATTTTGAAATCTATGGGAATCTTGACAAAAATGTTAAGCCTCTTAGGAGAATGTTAGAAAGGTATTTGGAAGTACTAATTTTCTCTCAACTGCCTGAATAGTAAACTTTAAGTAGCTACATAATAAAGTTCTATTTCCAGACATGTAccataaatgaaatatatataaagatcATTTATGAGAATTTAAACTTGCTAACATAGTTACATATTTACTAATGGCATCTCTCACAGATTCTTTGACTTTCTTATTACGGAGGCTGTAAATAAAAGGGTTCAGCATTGGTGTTATGATGGTATTAAGTACAGTGGCGAATTTGTTAACATCCACTATATTGTCCTTTTTTGGGCGAATATAGATGAAAATAGAACTCCCATAAAAAAGTGTGACCACTGTGAGGTGAGAAACACATGTGGAAAAAGCCTTCTGCCTTCCCTGATGAGAAGGAATCCTGAGGCTAGTAATGGCAATGTAGGTGTAAGAGACAACTGTCAACAGAAAAGAGCCCAAGAGCAACAGAGCAGAAGATATGAAATCTGCCAGCTCTGCCAGAGAGAtgtctgcacaggccagctttaGCACTGGGGCACTGTCACAGAAGAAATGATTAATTACATTTGAACCACAAAAGGGTAGAGAAGCAATTAAGATGAATGTAGGTAAAATCAACACAAATGCACCCACATAGGATCCCAACAGCAATATTATACAAGTCCGCTTGCTCATGATGAGGGCATACCTCAGTGGGTTGCAGATGGCAATGTATCGGTCAAAGGACATGACAGTGAGGATGAAGAATTCTGTGGATCCCAGGAGGGAATAGAAGAAACACTGTGTGAGGCACTCCTCCAAAGATATTGTTTTGATAAGTAAAAATGTGTTGGCTAGCATTTTAGGCACCACGGTGGACATAATGGTGACATCAAGGAAGGAAAGGTTGGCTACAAAGAAATACATGGGTGAATGAAGATGGTAGTCACAACACACGAGAAGGATCATGATGGTGTTGCccatcagagagatcatgtacaTGAGCAGGACACAAAGAAGGCAAGAAACtctattcctttctcattttgaaATCCTAGAAGGATGAACTCACTGACTCTGGTTTTGTTTCTGTGATCCATAAAATTCCAGTTCAATCTGGCACAACAGAAAGAGAAGTTTAGGCTGGTTATTGCATTTTAACCCTGGAAATACCGTAccaatgtcaacggactaaaggTCATTTCTCCAGTGTATAAATGGCTCCTGTGACAAACTGTGAAATATGTGTAAGCTCAAGTATGAGATTCACTCAAAATTACAAGATAATGCCACTGTAAAATTGTGACAAAATTTGCATTAACTTGTGTCCGCTCCTAAGTTTAGGGAATCTAACATTGCATTCAGCTATTCCCAGTTGATGTGGAACACACTCATATTGGACAGACATGTTACAGTGGCTTTAATCCATTCAGATGTAAAGGTATTTATCTAGGAGGAAGAGTTGCAATACATGTAATTAcacaattatatataaaaatgatgtatttaaagtactttATTTTGATTGAGAAGACAAACTATTTATAAAATAACTGTACATGTTTATGTAATAGACATTTTCCTTAAAGCTCATGGCACGACACGCTGATTCCAATCTCCATATTTTCAGATCAGCAGCTAAACAATGTAAAATCAGCCTGGATGTAATCTCTCTAAAAAAATGCTTCAGTGTGAATACAATTTTCTCAGTTATTTCATGTGTAAGGGAAAAGGTGAAACATATCTTTCTTTTACCCTGTTGACAATATTCCTCTTTGAATTAAACAAGACAGTATAAATACTCAGCAAGGAGGAGGATAAAAAGAACATCTGCATTTTGACTAATCCTGTGTAAAACAACAATGACCAAATATAATTCATTCCATATGAGAATGCAAGAGCCAGAAGTATAAGAAAAGTAAGAAACTCTGCAAAGAAGGAGATTTTTACTTACTCATTTAGCTGATGTTTTAGAGGATGCTTACTGAAGCATAAAAATGGTTGGAGGCAAAAATTAAAGTTGAGAGCAGGAATTGATTTAAAATACCAAATTATAAGACAATGAAGTGTAATATTGACAAGTGATGGGAAAGCTAAATGTAGATGATTATTTTTATACTACTTTTTATAGTTGTTGTATGAGGAAGTCAAAAGCTAGTGAAATTGTTAGCATTAGTTAAGTGTTAGAAACTTTAGCTAAAACTTTAGTACAACATTGAAGATAATTATGGAAATAGGGTAAGACCATAAGTGTTTGGATGTAGAGTTTGCTGTTATTTCTAACTCAAAATattatttgtaattatttcatttatggtTGTTATTACATATTTATGCTTAATGATAAAATTTAGCAGGAACACACATGAATTTCTGATATGCATGGTACATATTTAATCATACAGGGAGAAATAAGGTTGGATAATAATTTGAGTTTGCATTTTGATTGCTTCAGTaatctttcagaatcctctcacACAGTCTCATTatgttaatgaaaataaataaatgtgtcaaTATGGTGAAAGGTTGTGAAGGAATATAATCAGGTGCTTTCCTATAATCATGCTAATAAAATGAAGTATTTCTGGATTTGGTAGAGAAGGTAAAGGTAATTTTGGACTAAGGGGTATTACTGGAAAGAGATTTTTCTGTAATCTGATAAATAAGTGGTTTTAATGTAAGCAACTGTGTGTGTATTTTGGGCAATAGCAGTGTGCTTGTCAGAAGAAAGGCAAAGTCAAAGTGCAGAAATTCAGAGAGTAAAGACAGCTCTAAAATTTTGCATAGGGAtggaactaaatgaaatgaagaagGTAATGAACAAGACATCAGTATAACAGGAAGGATAAGCCAAAAAGAAATGGGATCAAAGTCTTTGGTGGTAAAAGAAGAATATTGTTTCCTCTCTACTTACATGCAGAAgtgtatttcaaatatttatggaTGCTCAAGGATGGTTTCAGAGTCTTGTTTATAGCACCATGGTTTGGGTGGTGCCCATGGTTGGAATATCTGCTAtagctttcttcatttttctgaaaGTCTCAGAATGTTTGGAAACAAAGGAATGGAGGATGTATCCCTGTCTATAGAATGATTTATAAATGTTTTGCTTGGGATAGAGCTATCTTTTTCATTTGCCTTGTAGAAAAAACACCAAAATCTGTGACATTTCTCTCATTGTACCTGTAAATTATTGGAACCTGGGAAGAGGGTGAAGCATGAATCCATCTTTGCTACTTCCCTGGAGGTTTCTAGTGAACTAAAGTTCCCCTGGGaataaattataaaagcaatTGTAATTAAAGGAAATTTAAGTATTTCCTAAATTGGAAAAGAGAGTTAGTAATCACAACTTCCTTAAAGATTATATTGAGTCAAAAATTCAATTTCTGCACATATTTTTGGATGAATATTCAAAAGTTTTCAGGATGTGTAGCATCATTTATAGTCACTGACCTAGGAGCAGGATGTCATTGTCATTACCAAGTCATCTTTATCACCAACTTTGCCAtctacatttattaaatacttattGTATATGAGATTCTTCTAATAATTGTGAAAATATCCTTTTAACCTCACTAGAATGCTATGagataaatggtacttttacTGATGTATGGTAACTATATTTACAAAAGTcccagagaaatttaaaaatataaatttgtacAGTATAAAGAATTATACAAAAAGACAATTACTAACACATATTGAAAGTTTGGTAAACATTCAAATTCCCTGAAAATTGATGATCCTActgtggctgtcaatgagatcctgctgagatttgcataagcataacctttggaatgaccgctccactcactttgaaatctcttagccataaaaattaatttgtatttaccatttcctcttttggtcaaggaaTTTTTCCAgttgctagttggcacttagtAATAATACCTAAGTTCAAAGGAGTGttctccctgggagtcatgtcccatgccggggggatggtagtgaatttatatgctgaatgTGGCTTAGAgtcaacatttgagcaacaaggaggttttcagttggtaactcttaggcagtatataatactaggctaaatttcagtttcataaGAAAAGAtttataagtacaagcatcaatatcaggTGCCTGGCATCATGGTTTATCTTGTTCACTAGACATTGCCATTGCACTCCAGGGACTCTTGCATTCCCATTAAAGAATGTTGATAGtcaatatgtaaatatataattttaacatGCAAAATATGGTGGGGGGCCAAGGTTATAGGACCTTTGTATGAGTAAGCTATTGAAATTGAGTTGGTATGAAATCATTCATCAATAGTAAAGGTTTaggatatttattttaagatCCATGGTAATAAccaaaaatacatatgaaaacaACATGTAGAAGAAAATGTGAAGTGACACAATATGGtacaaaaacaaacattaaataaCTATATGATTAATTACTAATGGAAAAATTTAAGTGCAAAAATGGTTTAACATGAACAAAAACCAAACagcaaaataacagaagaaaggcCTGTGTTATTAATAGTCAatctaaatataaatggattaaactctccagtaaaAAATTAGAGATTGgaagaaaggatgaaaaataaTTAACTATTTGCTGTTCATAAAAGACTTAACTCAGATTCAAAGACAAAAGTtgattacaagtaaagagatggaaaagaAATTGCTTGGAAATTggaaatagtaatcaaaagagagccgAAGTAGCTgtaataatatcagataaaataaatcataagtcaaaaactgttaaaaaGGGACAAGAAAGGTCACTGTATAGTTATAAAAAGATCAATTctacaagaagatataacaattaacAATTAGAAATATATGTGCAACTATTCATAGAATCTATGCATAAAAGactgaagaaaatattgacagatttgaaggtgGGAAAAgacagttctatattaatagtagaaaACTTCAATATATCACATTCAGTAATAGATGGAACATccacagagaagttcaataaGCAATTAGAAGACTTAAATGGTACTATAATCTTACTATacctaaaatacatatataaagtaTCCCATGCAAAAGCAggaaaatacatattcttctctagtgcacttGGGTCTTTCACAAAATAACTTTAAACAAATTCAAAATTACAGAAATCAAACAATGTATCTCCTCCAACCATAGTGAAATGCAACTAGAAGTCAATAAGAAAGGGATAACTGGGAAATTTCCAAATGTTGAAATTCAACAACACACTCAACAGTGAGTCAAGTAATAACAAAGGAAATTATGAATTATCTTGAGGCAAATCAAAAtggaagaacagcaaaccaaattCATGTCTGTAATTTTTTTGCAAAACTACAATTACtctaacaaaaaacaaattcatgGAAGGAATTCCTATacggagaaattggaaggaaaacagggctcatgggtcccaaacaaacCTAAAGCTTAGCAAGGCAAACTCTATTAGAACTAAAGGTTTGTGAGCAATACATCGGTAAGTGATTTTACCTATTGGCCTAAAGATGAAGTGGCCACATTCTTTACAAGCACTCGTGCAATGATTATCTTCTCCCCAAACATTGTGCTATACTCTCTGTAATCTCCAAGCATCTAGATGGCAACCAGGCTCTATACAAACCCTGGGGCAAAAGCCTCACTTTCTGGGATTTTAGAAAGCTCTCCACAAACCTGAGGGGATAGGCCATACTTCCTCTTAGAATTGGATGATGTTTAGGCTCTCACAAAATTTGAGGCATAGTCTTCACACTCTAAAAGAACTTAGGTGGTGGCCAGGCTGTCTGAAAATAGGGGCACATGGCCCACATATCTTATCACTGGTGAAGCAGCAATCTACTTGGAAAATGGAGTGCAATGCCCAACCCATCCAAGAGCAGGAGTGGACCCACATTTTCCACATACACAGTGGGCCTACACTCTGTTTTTTGCCCCCCCtcactttcccaaattaacaacatccttcattagtgtggtacatttgttaaaattgatgaaaacatattaaaacattGCTGCTAACAGTGGATATTGTTtgcattatattttacactctgtcccacacagttttgtaagttttgaaagaatatataatggccctaATGCTCTCATATTACAACTatttatccctctccctcccttgaggacctccagtggccactgcctccacatcaatgataaaagttcctccAATACTAAAAtaacaatgtctatagtagaataccaataagtctactttagtccattgtgcattcccaaatcttgaggattttggcatggtgatgcccactctgcctctaattgagaaggatcttagatcccatggagcagatgggtggaactattttgcttgcaatCACAgattctctctattccttgggatgggtgttgtccatcgtCATCAGAtttttagttgttctgggtgagtccaatgaactggagaataggtgttgtaactctgctgagattcacggcccaactggcacatggatggaccaaatatttaagtctcttggacataaccTACAGgaatagtactaactataggttcaaacagaagtggcagaagagtcatgtgcagggaaaccacaaatgggtccaactctgtcacactgggaaagATAAATTCCAAGTTAAGGCCCATTGGCAGAGTGCTAAACTGCTGAGCTGTCTTGCAGTGTATCAATTTTTCCAAGTTCATTGCCATTTTATAATAAGGGTTGCCAGTAACACACCATCCTTTATCTAAATGATCATTTGAAGCTCCTTtcacatccatatttctaccaacagtctcttcagtgcaatctaggctttttctgtGAAGCACCTCACAATTCCCTTAGACTTGTCCCATTAGTCAAtaccaaagccatttccacatttttgtttCGGTACTTCAATAGTGCCATTCCGTTCTCTAAAAGCAAAATCTGTTTTAGTGTCCTAATGTTCTCAAGCATATATAATGTCatgaattgttttaaaatagaaatgtatTGGCTAATGGTTTTGAAGATAGGAGAAGTTCAATTCAAGGACTCATTAAGATGAATCTTTTCCCCCAAGGACTGGCAATCTGCATCTGGCTGCCTGTCATCCTTGGTCCTTGTCAACTCTGTCATGTGACAATTCACATGACACCCTTTCCTAGactctcacttctcttccagattctgttaATTTTCAGTTTATGGTTGCTTCCTCAGTCACTTTTTCTCTGTCTTATTTTCATATTCAGAcataatctatttatatttttcattactttttctttctgctcctcagcctgcttataaagaactccaataataggattaaagcCCATCCTGATAGAGTTGGGTGAAATCTTAATATAAGTAACCTCACCAAATTTTCCTATTTACAAAAGTTTCACACCaagaggaatggattaaaattaagcaCATGCTTTTCAAGGGTACATAGGAACATTATAGCATGTTCATTGTTGACAAACAACctctgcttttatttatctgtggaGTCTtactttctccctcatttttgaaagatggtgcCACAATAATAAAATGGTTGGTTGGCACATGTTTCTTTTTCagcgttttattttatttttttaagatttatttattttttatttatttcccccctcccccgagttgtctgctctctgtgtccattcgctgtgtgttcttctgtgaccgcttctttccttatcagcggcaccgggaatcggtgtttctttttgttgtgtcatcttgttgtattagctctccatgtgtgcagcgcctgggcaggctgcactttctttcatgctgggcagttctccttatggggtgcactccttgtgcatggggctatcctatgcgggggacacccctgagtggcacggcactccttctgcacatcagcactgcatatgggcttCTCTTTTGCCTCCAGAGTTTCTTaggagaaatcaacacttaatctttttCAGaccctcttgtttttcttttgcagctaCCCCAATACTCCTCTTTTCATTGATACTTAACTGTTTTAATATGTTGTACCTGTGAATAGTTCTTTTTGAGTTTATGTTTGTGGTTTGCTGGTCTCCTTGAATGTGCATATTAAAGTCTTTCActaaatttttgctgttattaCTTGCAATATTCCTGCTGTCCCTTTCCCTCACTTCTTCTGGCACACCCATATTGCACATATTGGCATGCTTGCTCCTAACTCTCAGATCTCAGGCTCtgtatttttcattacttttactttctgctcctcagcctgaatcatttctcTTGTCTTCTATTTGAGTTTGCTCATCATTCTTCTGCCAGTTACAAACTCCTGTTGAAACACTCTgggatatttttaatttattgcttGTCTTCAACACCAGTATTTCTAGTTGCTTCCTTTGTAAAATGtctacctcttttcttttcttttcttttttcttttttattgattttgtaaaaatattacattaaaaaaaatgaggtcccattcgaccccaccactcccaccgcacccctcccccccccccagcaacactcactcccatcatcatgacacatccattgcatttggtaagtacatctctgggtatctctgcacctcatggtcattggtccacatcatggcccatacctCTTTTCTGAGATCCTCCTAATGTTCATCATTCTTTCCTGATACCCttgttctttctccattatttcttATATCTCCTTGAGCATGAGCATCTTATGTTCAAAGTCTTTGCCTGGTCTATCCAAAGTCTATTCTTATTCAGCAGTGTTTTCAGGAAGTTAATCTTGTTCATTTCAACCAgtcatcattttctctttttttttttttggtcttgtaATCCTCTATTACATAATTCACAttgtaatatttaaaagtgtGATCTCTGGAATTTGTCTCCATCCATGAATCAATATGAAATCTACTTAATACTTATAGCTTAACAATATAAAGATTTGATGCCTGATAGTGTGAATCCTCCCACTTTGTTCTTCAAGATTGCCTTTGGCTCTTAGTACTCTGCATTTCTATAGGAactttaaattttccttctcagttttaatttaaaaatcctcaGATTTGGCTGACAATTGCCTTGAATCTACAGATCAGTTTGAATGGTGGTGAAATGATAAATTTACACATTTGAGTCTTACAATCAATGAACTTGTTATATTCCTAATTTATTTAGATCTCCTTTACTTTCAGTAATACCTCTAAGTGTTCTGTGTAGCAGAATTGCACATCCATAATGCCTAGGTAGTATTTATTGATGCTgttaaaaattatacttttatgtcatttttgttaacatatagaaaaaaattatttcagtatATTGAATATGCATTCAAAAGTcttgctaaatttatttttaatgattcaaTTTACAAACAATAAATTACTCTTTTTACGTAAAAATAAATCGTCCAACCAGAGTTGAGGGTAAACCAATTAGGTATTTTGCCATTTTAGTTCCAAGTTTTAAACAAAATCATTTTTGTTTCAGAaaggttttttcttctttattttcttttaaatgttacattaaaaaaaatgaggtccccaaatacctcccaccaccctcaccccactcctctcacatcaaaaACCCCTTTTATCATCGttgcacattcactgcacctggtgaatacattttggagcactgctgtgccaAATAGACAGTGGTCTaaattgtagtctacactctcccccagtccacccagtggaacatggcaggacacacaataaattccccagcagaacaccagtaagtccactctaatccatactctattcctccatcgtgtggaccctgggatggttatatccaatCCCCCTCAACATCAAgacagggcttagattccacatggatgatggatgcaattctcctgtttacagccataggcactcttggctccctggtgtggtggttggtcttcttcacctccctgtcagttggccagggtaagtccaataaatcagagggtgggagttgcaagtctcttgaggctcagggcctggctgtcacatggacagtcagagattcagatctctttagtatacaccaaccccagctccaaccacaggtccagtaaaagtaacagaagaggcatgtgcagaaaggtcacatctgagtccaactacatcatgctcaggaacacaaactccaaagtagggccaactgacatggccctgaactccagagccatctcccttgatcatagaacctgtgggtctctgtagccctcaggagaaccagtacctgggtttctgtctactttggctgtcactggtaccctgctgaggcattcataagcatcacccctttgatgacctcccaactcttttttggagattcatagccataaaactcatttgtcctttccatttcccccttttattaaaggtcaaaaagcagcttttaacacctgatattacatgtaggctgagatattctgctggtctgagttgacccttttattcaagaaagGTTTttaacatatacttttttttaaagatttattgttatttatttctctccccttcccccaaccccaccccaattg
It encodes the following:
- the LOC131276995 gene encoding olfactory receptor 6M1-like, encoding MILLVCCDYHLHSPMYFFVANLSFLDVTIMSTVVPKMLANTFLLIKTISLEECLTQCFFYSLLGSTEFFILTVMSFDRYIAICNPLRYALIMSKRTCIILLLGSYVGAFVLILPTFILIASLPFCGSNVINHFFCDSAPVLKLACADISLAELADFISSALLLLGSFLLTVVSYTYIAITSLRIPSHQGRQKAFSTCVSHLTVVTLFYGSSIFIYIRPKKDNIVDVNKFATVLNTIITPMLNPFIYSLRNKKVKESVRDAISKYVTMLASLNSHK